The following proteins are encoded in a genomic region of Maniola jurtina chromosome 17, ilManJurt1.1, whole genome shotgun sequence:
- the LOC123874092 gene encoding uncharacterized protein LOC123874092: MALINLKAFDVVPVRFNLWIMLFTSCWIVYMLRVNMSLNLIAMVPQPARNISSRSQCTPDSEVVNETLRHSDIPEIREAPRQIAGGSFNWSNDQQATILGSYFWCYPVTSLIGGMAAERWGPRYVVLVTSLASAVLTVISPAAARLDYIALVIVRFFLGCAGGFIYPAMHVLVARWAPPAEKGKFISAMMGGTLGTVATWSLTGPLLDKFGWASAFYVPAGLTFIWCGFWWYLVADTPLEHPRISIAERKYIIDALGDKVKNAKGLPPFKSICTSLPFLAMIILHFGNLWGLYFIMTVGPKFVSSVLGFELTAAGIISALPYLARLFMAAIFGAVGDCILARKFMTTTVIRKFFCLFSHIIPGILLVLLVYTGCNTALSVAMITMSMGFNGAATLTNLQNHQDLAPNYAGTLYGIANFIGSTAGFFTPMITAYFTRTGDSFEQWRPVFFVGASVYIVSAIFFILFGTGNTQDWNFIIKEKDDGKQEKAKVDDQNDMNDTSKHCYIKDRYFLVYVVRYNLSVHIVDMVDIPKRLFEFFPKNETETLRTVLNSRSGNMIDIMHWNELKMALLLAAYHIGYCICFPIFHNIGDKFGPMWVVGVTGFISGVLNCLTPASAYCDFWLVFTVRILIGFCAGAMIPSMIQVLRHWVPPTERHHFMWAYCGITTGTFSTFLICAAVQYYFGWSVGFYISGAVQICWAVVWVLAVSDSPSKHAFISKEELSYLTTTIGTVFNIKLTNSQVPWKMILKSMTFWALCILNFGYAWMITSVCLHGPVYYTTILKYSIYEASALVALPFFLRLILGTIIIQIYHWYKYNKKVKRIKHMRKYFIVVSHVIPGFLVSMAWLVPVNPGPVLLTTAIVLTAAGMDLTLDICYSLSPNYVNPINTVIKIIGNLPGIIVSLCVGEVTFIYKNTFLVWRYVWCFHGTILLLSGVTFLLWGDIHVQPWNEIRRRPRRKRRLVVRPSVMSNITELDEDDSSTRITIPQRQKKVKNIRLSTN; encoded by the exons ATTGCAGGCGGATCATTTAATTGGTCTAACGATCAGCAAGCAACGATTCTTGGATCTTACTTCTGGTGTTATCCTGTCACATCTCTCATCGGAGGTATGGCAGCGGAACGATGGGGTCCAAGATATGTGGTTCTTGTTACATCTTTAGCCAGTGCTGTTTTGACTGTGATAAGCCCAGCAGCTGCGAGATTAGATTATATCGCCTTGGTCATTGTGCGATTCTTTCTTGGATGTGCTGGG gGCTTTATTTATCCAGCTATGCACGTATTAGTAGCACGATGGGCACCCCCAGCTGAGAAAGGAAAATTTATTAGTGCCATGATGGGAGGAACTTTAGGTACAGTTGCCACTTGGTCACTAACAGGTCCATTGCTGGATAAATTCGGGTGGGCATCAGCATTTTACGTACCAGCCGGTTTAACGTTTATTTGGTGCGGATTTTGGTGGTACCTTGTGGCGGACACACCTCTCGAACATCCTAGGATTAGTATAGCagaaagaaaatatattatagacGCACTGGGTGACAAGGTTAAAAATGCCAAG gGTCTGCCTCCATTTAAGAGCATATGCACTTCGTTACCGTTCTTGGCAATGATCATTCTGCACTTTGGCAATCTCTGGGGCTTATATTTTATCATGACAGTTGGACCTAAATTTGTATCCAGTGTACTTGGGTTTGAACTAACTGCAGCTGGCATTATATCAGCTCTTCCTTACCTAGCGAGGTTATTCATGGCTGCAATATTTGGGGCTGTGGGAGATTGCATTTTAGCAAGGAAGTTTATGACCACAACTGTTATTAGAAAATTCTTCTGTTTATTCTCACACATAATCCCTGGAATTCTTCTGGTGTTGCTGGTTTATACTGGATGTAATACTGCATTATCCGTGGCAATGATCACCATGTCAATGGGCTTCAATGGTGCAGCAACTTTGACGAATCTCCAGAATCATCAGGATCTTGCACCTAATTACGCTGGAACGTTATATGGGATAGCGAATTTCATAGGAAGTACCGCTGGCTTTTTTACACCAATGATAACAGCGTATTTCACAAGAACTGGG GACAGCTTCGAACAGTGGCGTCCAGTATTCTTTGTAGGAGCGTCCGTGTACATAGTATCAGCTATATTCTTCATTTTGTTTGGAACGGGTAACACTCAAGACTGGAATTTTATCATTAAAGAAAAAGATGATGGAAAGCAGGAAAAAGCTAAGGTTGATGACCAGAATGATATGAATGATACTTCTAAACATTGTTATATTAAAGATC GGTACTTTCTGGTCTACGTTGTCCGTTATAATCTAAGCGTACATATCGTGGATATGGTAGATATACCGAAACgtctttttgaattttttcccAAAAATGAAACTGAAACTTTGAGGACTGTTTTGAATTCAAGATCTGGG AACATGATTGATATAATGCACTGGAATGAATTAAAAATGGCTTTGCTATTAGCAGCTTATCATATAGGATATTGTATATGTTTTCCAATATTCCATAACATTGGGGATAa ATTTGGTCCAATGTGGGTTGTAGGCGTAACTGGGTTTATATCGGGTGTTTTGAACTGCCTCACCCCAGCAAGTGCTTattgtgatttttggttggttTTCACGGTGCGCATTCTGATTGGATTTTGTGCG GGGGCGATGATACCAAGTATGATTCAAGTGCTCAGACATTGGGTTCCACCAACCGAGCGACATCATTTTATGTGGGCTTATTGTG GTATCACCACAGGAACTTTTTCTACATTTTTGATCTGTGCAGCAGTTCAATACTATTTTGGGTGGTCGGTTGGATTTTATATATCGGGGGCAGTACAAATCTGCTGGGCAGTTGTTTGGGTGCTGGCGGTTAGCGACAGTCCTTCAAAACATGCATTTATATCTAAAGAAGAATTGTCGTATTTGACCACAACTATTGGAACAGTTTTTAATatcaag TTAACAAACTCTCAAGTGCCCTGGAAGATGATACTTAAATCTATGACATTTTGGGCACTATGTATACTTAATTTCGGATATGCGTGGATGATAACATCAGTTTGCTTACACGGTCCCGTTTACTATACAACCATTCTTAAATACAGCATTTACGAG GCATCAGCACTGGTGGCACTGCCTTTCTTTTTGCGTTTGATATTAGGAACAATTATAATACAAATCTATCATTGGTACAAATATAACAAGAAAGTTAAAAGAATTAAGCACAtgcgaaaatattttatagttgtGT CTCATGTGATACCGGGATTTTTGGTTTCGATGGCTTGGCTGGTGCCAGTCAACCCTGGCCCCGTTCTGTTAACCACAGCCATCGTCTTAACCGCAGCGGGAATGGATCTCACTTTAGATATTTGTTAC AGCTTGTCACCAAACTACGTCAATCCTATCAATacagtaataaaaattattggaaACCTGCCTGGAATTATAGTTTCGCTGTGCGTTGGAGAAGTTACCTTTATATACAag aacaCTTTTCTTGTTTGGCGATATGTATGGTGTTTTCAtggcacaatattattgttgaGTGGAGTAACTTTTCTCCTTTGGGGCGACATCCACGTCCAGCCGTGGAATGAAATAAGACGCAG GCCACGGAGAAAAAGACGCCTTGTAGTAAGACCTTCTGTTATGTCGAATATTACGGAGTTGGATGAAGACGATTCATC AACCAGAATAACTATTCCGCAACGGCAAAAAaaggttaaaaatataagactttcaacaaattaa